The Orcinus orca chromosome 16, mOrcOrc1.1, whole genome shotgun sequence genome includes a window with the following:
- the ASL gene encoding argininosuccinate lyase isoform X3, with protein sequence MASESGKLWGGRFVGAVDPIMEKFNSSITYDQHLWEVDVQGSKAYSRGLQKAGILTKTEMDQILQGLDKVAEEWAQGTFKLNPNDEDIHTANERRLKELIGETAGKLHTGRSRNDQVVTDLRLWMRQNCSTLSALLLELIRTMVDRAEAERDILFPGYTHLQRAQPIRWSHWILSHAVALTRDSERLLEVQKRINVLPLGSGAIAGNPLGVDRELLRAELNFGAITLNSMDATSERDFVAEFLFWASLCMTHLSRMAEDLILYGTKEFNLVQLSDAYSTGSSLMPQKKNPDSLELIRSKAGRVFGRCAGLLMTLKGLPSTYNKDLQEDKEAVFEVSNTMSAVIQVATGVISTLQFRMCL encoded by the exons ATGGCATCGGAG AGCGGGAAGCTGTGGGGTGGCCGGTTTGTGGGCGCAGTGGACCCCATCATGGAGAAGTTCAACTCGTCCATCACCTATGACCAGCACCTCTGGGAGGTGGACGTGCAGGGCAGCAAGGCCTACAGCCGGGGCCTGCAGAAGGCGGGGATCCTCACCAAGACCGAGATGGACCAGATACTCCAGGGCCTGGACAAG GTAGCTGAGGAGTGGGCCCAGGGCACCTTCAAACTAAACCCCAATGATGAGGACATCCATACGGCCAATGAGCGGCGTCTGAAG gagCTCATCGGTGAAACCGCAGGGAAGCTGCACACAGGACGAAGTCGGAACGACCAG GTGGTCACAGACCTCAGGCTGTGGATGCGGCAGAACTGCTCCACGctctctgccctcctcctggAGCTCATCAGAACCATGGTGGATCGGGCAGAGGC GGAACGTGACATCCTCTTCCCAGGGTACACACACCTGCAGAGGGCTCAGCCCATCCGCTGGAGCCACTGGATCCTGAG CCATGCTGTGGCACTGACCAGAGACTCTGAGAGGCTGCTGGAGGTGCAGAAGCGGATCAACGTCCTGCCCCTGGGGAG CGGGGCCATCGCAGGCAACCCTCTGGGTGTGGACCGGGAGCTGCTCCGAGCAG AACTGAACTTTGGGGCCATCACTCTCAACAGCATGGATGCCACCAGTGAGCGAGACTTTGTGG CTGAGTTCCTATTCTGGGCTTCGCTGTGTATGACCCACCTCAGCAGGATGGCCGAGGATCTCATCCTCTATGGCACCAAGGAATTCAACTTGGTGCAGCTCTCAGACGCCTACAG CACTGGAAGCAGCCTgatgccccagaagaaaaacCCAGACAGCCTGGAGCTGATCCGGAGCAAGGCGGGGCGAGTGTTTGGGCGG TGTGCTGGGCTCCTGATGACCCTCAAGGGACTTCCGAGCACCTACAACAAGGACTTACAG